GCCGCGGTGAAATAGGCGGTCAGCTGCGCCATCGCCGCCTCGAACTGCGCGTTGCCGGTCGCGATGCTTTCCTGCAGCACCGTGTAGTGCCGCGACGTGAACCACTGCTGGCCGACGGTGGCCAGCATGATGCCAAGCGCCTGGCCGATCTGCGCCAGCATGTTCTTGACCTGCTGCGCATGGGCAAACACCGCCGGATCGCCCGTCAGGCCGGTGAACGTCTGCATCGCGGTCGTGGGCATGAGGGTCATGATGAACATGCCGTAGCAGGCCAGCGCGGGAAACACGTCGGTCCACATGTTGGCCGTGGGCGTCAGGCGCGACATCCACACTCCGAATGCCGCCAGCGCCAGAAAGCCGGTCACGAAGAACTTGCGCGGCGACGGCCAACGCGGCAGCAGTTGCGACATGACGGCCCAGGTCAGCACGCCCGCCCCCAGCCCCATCGCGAAGAACTCGCCCGCGGTGATCCATGCCTGCCCCAGCGCGCGTTGCAGCATCAGCGGCACCAGGTAGCCATTGGCGCCAAGCATCACGTAGCAGACCATGAAGAGGCCCAGCCCACACAGGAAGCGCACCTCCTTCATGCCGCCCAGCCTGAGCAGCGGCGCGCCGTTGCGCGTCTCCGACCACACGAAGTAACCCAGCGCGGCCACGCCCGCCGCGGCCGACAGCGCCAGGAAGCTGCCCTGGCTGAAGAAGTCGTAATAGGCGCGCTGCAACGCATGCAGCACCAGAAAACTGCCGGCGCCCAGCGCCGCGATCGGCAACAGGCGCACGTTGCCAGCCAGCACCGAGCCCGCTTCACGGCCCGGCATGGCCAGCATGACGGGCGCCATCGCCAGCAGCGACAGCGCCGCGATCAGCCAGAACATCAACGGCCAGCCATCGTGCTCGACGGCCATCGCGGCCAGCCACGGCGCCAGCGCCGTGCCCACGCAAAGTCCCGTCGCCAAGGCCTTGATGCCCAGAAAACGCGCCGGACTGGGCGGAATCAGGTTCACGGTCAGCCGGGACGACGTGAGCATCGCCGCGCAGCCCATCGCCATCAGTACCCGCCCCAGCAGGAACCCGGCCTGGTCCGCTGCCAGCGCGCACACGGCCGCGCCCACGCCCGCCGCGGCCAGCGACGCCAGCAGGTAGACCCGCAGGCCCAGCCGGTGCGTCAGCCAGCCCTGCAACGCGATCATCATCACCGCCACGCAGGCGTAGATGAGCGCGATATGCGTGTATTCCTCGGGGCTGGCGCCGATTTCGCCCATGATGGGCGCGGCGCCAAACGTGGCCATGCCGTTCTGCAGGAAGTCGATGAACGTCAGCGCGCCGATGACCAGCAGCAGCGAGACCGGGGGCTTGGGGTGGGACATGGTGTGCCGCCCGATCAAAGGTTGGCGTCGATGATGGCGCGCACCTGCGCGTCGGCCTGGGCCAGTTCGTCGGCATACACCGCCGTCGTGTAGGCCTGCGCCTGCCCCTGCGCCGCGACCAGGCGCTTGCCGTCGCGCGCTTCGGTGTCCACCTCGACCCGCATCGACAGGCCAAGCTGCAGCGGCTGCGCGGCGACCTCGTCCGGGTCCAGCGCAATGCGCACCGGCACGCGCTGAACCACCTTGATCCAGTTGCCGGTGGCGTTCTGCGCCGGCAGCAGCGAGAACGCGCTGCCCGTCCCCGCATCCTGGCCCAGCACGCGGCCGTGATAGACCACGTTGCCCCCGTACAGGTCGGTGGTCAGCTTGACGGGCTGGCCGATACGCACATGGCGCAACTGCGATTCCTTCAGGTTGGCCGTGACCCACAGCTGATCCAGCGGCACCACCGACATCAGCGGCGCGCCGGCCGCCACACGTTGTCCGACCTGCACGCCACGCTTGGTCACCACGCCGCCCACCGGCGCCGGGACCTTGGTCCGCGCGAGCGCCACGCTGGCATTGCGCAGTTGCACGGCCGCGGCCTGCACTTCCGGGTGCGATTCGACCGTGGTGCCGTCGATCAGGGCATGGTTGCGCTTGAGCTGTTCGTTCGCAACGTCCAGCGCGGCGCGCGCGGTGCGTACGGCCTGTTGCGCATGGACCAATTCCTCGCCGGGGATGGCGCCGATCTTGGCCAGCGCAGACCGGCGCGACACGTCCTCTTGCGCGCGGGCCAGGTCGACCTTGCGCAGCGCCACGGTGGCGCCGTCCTGCCCGGCCATCGCAAACTGGCCCCGCACCTGCCGCACGCTGCGCGCCAGATTGGCGCGCGCGGCGTCCAGCGCCAGTTGGGCGTCCACGCCGTTCAGCTCGATCAGGACCGTGCCCGCCTCGACCCGGTCGGTGTTGTCGGCACGGATCGCGGTCACCACGCCGCCGACCTGCGGCGTCACCTGCACGACGTTGCCTTCGACGTAGGCGTCTTCCGTCGAAACCCAACGGCCGTCGGAGTATTCGGCGTAGGCGCCGGCCAGCACGGCGACGGCCAGGATCGAAGCGCCGCTGACTGCTATTTTGCGGGCCAGACTGCCGCGCGGACGGGGTGTTGAGGGCGGCGGGTTCGGGGTGGATTCGGGCTTCATGGCTTGCGGGGAATCAGTATGGGAAGGAGCGGATGGATGGGGATGGCGGTTCACGTCTTGGGCACATACCCCCCGCCCAGCGCCCGGATCAGTTCCAGATGCAGCGCCCGGTTGCGCGTGTCCAGTTCGATCAGCGCCTGCTTTTGCTGCAGCACCTGGCCTTCGGCGGACAGCACCTGCAGATAGCTGCCCACGCCGCTGCGGTAGCGCGCGGACGCCATGTCGTAGGCTTCCTGCGTCAGCCGCAGCGCTTCCTGCTGCTGCGCTGACCGCTCGGCCTGCCAGCGCAGCGACACCAACTGGTCCACCACGTCGTGCAGCGCCGTGACCAGCGTGCCGTTGTATTGCTCGACCGCCACGTCGTACTCGGCCTGCCGCGCGCCGAGGTTGCCGCGCAGCCGGCCGCCGTCAAACACCGGCAGCGAGATTGCCGGCCCGATACCCAGCACGCGGCTGCCGGCGTTCAGCAGGTCCGACAAGCCCAGGCTTTGCAGGCCGGCAAACGCCGTCAGGCTGACGTTGGGATAGAACTGCGCGCGGGCGACCTTGATCTCAGCGCCGGCCGCTTCCACGCGCCAGCGCTGCGCCACCACGTCTGGCCGGCGGCCGATCAGTTCCGCCGGCACCGTTGTCGGGACCGCGCCGGCAAAACCGCCGCGCAGCGCCGGCCGGCGCACCTGAATGCCCGCGTCCGGCCCGCGGCCGACCAGCGCCGCCACCTGATTACGCGTCAGCGCGATCTGTTCGTTGAGTGCGGCGATGCGTTCGCGCGTCGCGGGCAGCGCGGCCTCGGCCTGCTTCATGTCCAGGCGCGAATCCAGTTGCGCGTCGACGCGGCGCTGGGTCAGCTTGAGGGTGTCCTCGCGCTGGCGCAGCGTGTCTTCAGCCAGGTCGCGCAGCAGATACGCGGTGTCCAGCTTCAGGTACGCGCGCACCAGCGACGTCGTCAGCATCAGCTCGGCGGCATGGCGGTCAACCTCGGCGGCCTGCGCGCGCTGCAGCGCGGCGTCCAGCGCGGCCCGGTTCTTGCCCCAGAAGTCGATCTCGTAGCCCACGGCCGCCTGCAGGTCGGCCGTCCAATCCCACGAGCCGGCCAGCGGCTGCGGCGTGGTGCTGTGCTCGCTGAAACGCTGGCGCGTTGCGCGGCCATTCAGATTGCCCTGCGGCGACAGCGGCGCCCCCGCAACGCTGGCCAGCGCATCCGCCTGGCGCACCCGCGCGGCCGCGACCCGCAGGCTCGGCTGCTCGGCCAGCGCGGATTCCACAAGCTGGTTCAACTGCGCGTCGCCGAAACTCTCCCACCACGCCTCGGTCGGCCATGCAGCCGGGGACACCGGCGTCCCGTCAAGCGACGCGGTCGCCGCCAACTGATTGGCGCTGTCCACCGTCGAATGGGGATGCAGGCCGCCCGTGCTGGCGCATCCGGCCAGTAGCACCGCCGACAGGATGAGGCCCACGATGCGTCCGGGGCGCCTTGGACGCAGGAGAGTTGGGGAGGAGACTTGCATGGTGAAGAGGGTCTTTCCTTGCTCAGGCTGTATATGCCTAGGCAGATAAATAGATAAAAAAATCGGCGGACCAGAAAAGCGCTAGTCCGCCCGCGCGTTGATCAGAATGCGGGACAGCAGCTTTTGCAACAGTTCCGCTTCCGCATCGGAAAAGCCGTCCAGCAGCTTGCGAAACGCCACCTCGGTGACTTGTCGCGCCTGCGGAAACGCTGCCTGGCCCTGCTCGGTGAGCTCGATCAGCGAGCTGCGGCGGTCGGACTCGTTCTCCACCCGGCGGATGAAACCTTTGGCAGCGATCCGATCCAGCAGCCGGGTCATCGCGCCCGAGTCGTACGCCAGGACGCGGCAGAAGTCGCTGAGCGTGCGGCCCCACCCCTTGACGATGCAATTGAGCACGACGTACTGCTGCACGGTGATCTGCAGCGGGGCCAGCTCGCGGTCCAGCGCTTCGTGAATGCCGTTGCGCACGGAGGTCACCAGGAATCCCAGCTCGCCGGTGCACAGTTCGTCCAGGACGGAGGGTTTTGTGTTGCTCATGATCGGGGTGGCAAGCAGCCGTTGGAATCAACGGACGCATATTAGCTGCCTAGGCAGCTATTTAGCAAGGAGAATCTGACGATACGTGCCGGATTTCATACGCCAGGCCCCGACTGTCCGCGACGCATCACCCGATCCCGATCCGCCGCGCGCCCTCGCGGAACAGCGCCTGCGTGTCCGGCTCCAGCCGGAACGATGCCAGAAAGTCGTCTACCCGATAGGACGATTGCGCCTTGCGGATGGCGGGCAGAAAGCCCAGCGCCTCGTTGGTCCGGCCGGCCAGCGACAGGCAGCACGCGGCAATCGCCAGGATGTGCACATGCGCGTTGGGCCGCGCGGCCGCCTTGATCGCCCATCCGGCCGCCTCGTCGATCCTGCCCAGCCGCACCAGCGCCAGCGCGCGCACGGCCAGCATGCCGAAAAGCAGCGGATCGAAGGGACTCAGATGGCGGGAATGGTCGGATGCGCCGATGGCGGCCTCGGCGTCGCCCATCTGGCAGTCGACAAAGCCCAGCGTGTAATGGCCCAGCGCGAAGTTCGGGCTGAGGTCCACGGCGATCTGCAGTTCGCTGACCGACTGGTCCTGGCTGCCGCGCAGCCACAGCGCCCGCCCCATCGCCCAGTGCGCCGCCGGATCCCGGTCATCGGCGATCAGGCTTTGTCCGGCGGTTTCGAACGCCCGGTCGATCGCGTCGCCCTGCTCGTCCCAGCGCTGGAACGCCGTCTGCCAATGCGTAAACGACAAGCCCGCGTAGGCCCGCGAAAATGTCGGATCCAGCCGCACCGCCATCTCGAAGAAATGCCGCGCCTGCTCGTTGTCGGTACGGTTGAACCGGTACATATGCCACAGACCGCGGTGATGCGCCTGCCATGCGTCCAGCGAATTGGGCGGCGTCAGGATCGCGCGGTTGCGCTCGGCGGCTTCGATTTCAATATCGACGGACGCCACGATCCGGTTGCCGATCTCGTCCAGCGCCAGCAGCGCGTCGTCAAACGGGTGGTCTAGAACATCCGCCCAGACGATGCGCGCCGTGCGCGAATCGACCAGTTGCACATCCACGGCAAGCCGCTGGCCGTGACGCCGCAGCGAGCCGCTGACGACGTAATCCACGTTGAGCGTGCGGCCTGCTTCCTCCGGTCCCACGCTGCGCTGATCCAGCGCAAACACGGTGCCCTGCGCAATGACGAACAGGCTGCGCAGCTTGGCCAGC
The DNA window shown above is from Achromobacter spanius and carries:
- a CDS encoding MFS transporter, whose translation is MSHPKPPVSLLLVIGALTFIDFLQNGMATFGAAPIMGEIGASPEEYTHIALIYACVAVMMIALQGWLTHRLGLRVYLLASLAAAGVGAAVCALAADQAGFLLGRVLMAMGCAAMLTSSRLTVNLIPPSPARFLGIKALATGLCVGTALAPWLAAMAVEHDGWPLMFWLIAALSLLAMAPVMLAMPGREAGSVLAGNVRLLPIAALGAGSFLVLHALQRAYYDFFSQGSFLALSAAAGVAALGYFVWSETRNGAPLLRLGGMKEVRFLCGLGLFMVCYVMLGANGYLVPLMLQRALGQAWITAGEFFAMGLGAGVLTWAVMSQLLPRWPSPRKFFVTGFLALAAFGVWMSRLTPTANMWTDVFPALACYGMFIMTLMPTTAMQTFTGLTGDPAVFAHAQQVKNMLAQIGQALGIMLATVGQQWFTSRHYTVLQESIATGNAQFEAAMAQLTAYFTAAAGPAQAQQLATAQIAQLLNQQSVLLASLDHFQIVAGVALAAAAVSLVQRVFR
- a CDS encoding transcriptional regulator — its product is MDSTGAGIHVRMLGPMAISRGGDPLALPPSRKLRGLIAYLALAPHAVMRSHLCELLWDIPNDPRGELRWCLSKARGLLDEPGRRRVEAVQDAVRLDLSDCRVDVIEIGAAMQAGIDKVSPEGLRALSALFKGDFLEGLEIGRSPAFHSWLTAQRRRLRACHAAVLAHQAASLPAGAEERFDCLDKWLQLAPFDAQAHELMLDALGLRGQWREGEEHLAAAVRAFEAEGLDGRPLREAWRDVRTRRAGGVQASGQVSNHAADLVEIPAAGLLSDPLPDRRGRASIAVMPFVDRSAQAGVRGGLADGLAFDVIARLAKLRSLFVIAQGTVFALDQRSVGPEEAGRTLNVDYVVSGSLRRHGQRLAVDVQLVDSRTARIVWADVLDHPFDDALLALDEIGNRIVASVDIEIEAAERNRAILTPPNSLDAWQAHHRGLWHMYRFNRTDNEQARHFFEMAVRLDPTFSRAYAGLSFTHWQTAFQRWDEQGDAIDRAFETAGQSLIADDRDPAAHWAMGRALWLRGSQDQSVSELQIAVDLSPNFALGHYTLGFVDCQMGDAEAAIGASDHSRHLSPFDPLLFGMLAVRALALVRLGRIDEAAGWAIKAAARPNAHVHILAIAACCLSLAGRTNEALGFLPAIRKAQSSYRVDDFLASFRLEPDTQALFREGARRIGIG
- a CDS encoding efflux RND transporter periplasmic adaptor subunit, whose amino-acid sequence is MKPESTPNPPPSTPRPRGSLARKIAVSGASILAVAVLAGAYAEYSDGRWVSTEDAYVEGNVVQVTPQVGGVVTAIRADNTDRVEAGTVLIELNGVDAQLALDAARANLARSVRQVRGQFAMAGQDGATVALRKVDLARAQEDVSRRSALAKIGAIPGEELVHAQQAVRTARAALDVANEQLKRNHALIDGTTVESHPEVQAAAVQLRNASVALARTKVPAPVGGVVTKRGVQVGQRVAAGAPLMSVVPLDQLWVTANLKESQLRHVRIGQPVKLTTDLYGGNVVYHGRVLGQDAGTGSAFSLLPAQNATGNWIKVVQRVPVRIALDPDEVAAQPLQLGLSMRVEVDTEARDGKRLVAAQGQAQAYTTAVYADELAQADAQVRAIIDANL
- a CDS encoding efflux transporter outer membrane subunit, whose product is MGLILSAVLLAGCASTGGLHPHSTVDSANQLAATASLDGTPVSPAAWPTEAWWESFGDAQLNQLVESALAEQPSLRVAAARVRQADALASVAGAPLSPQGNLNGRATRQRFSEHSTTPQPLAGSWDWTADLQAAVGYEIDFWGKNRAALDAALQRAQAAEVDRHAAELMLTTSLVRAYLKLDTAYLLRDLAEDTLRQREDTLKLTQRRVDAQLDSRLDMKQAEAALPATRERIAALNEQIALTRNQVAALVGRGPDAGIQVRRPALRGGFAGAVPTTVPAELIGRRPDVVAQRWRVEAAGAEIKVARAQFYPNVSLTAFAGLQSLGLSDLLNAGSRVLGIGPAISLPVFDGGRLRGNLGARQAEYDVAVEQYNGTLVTALHDVVDQLVSLRWQAERSAQQQEALRLTQEAYDMASARYRSGVGSYLQVLSAEGQVLQQKQALIELDTRNRALHLELIRALGGGYVPKT
- a CDS encoding MarR family winged helix-turn-helix transcriptional regulator, with product MSNTKPSVLDELCTGELGFLVTSVRNGIHEALDRELAPLQITVQQYVVLNCIVKGWGRTLSDFCRVLAYDSGAMTRLLDRIAAKGFIRRVENESDRRSSLIELTEQGQAAFPQARQVTEVAFRKLLDGFSDAEAELLQKLLSRILINARAD